The nucleotide window aacaaacactaatagacaaaacaaggatcgttctaatagattaaagagattAAACCACGTCCTAAATATAAtcttttttaccattttttaccctaagaagtaattgcaagactgtttgtcgggctcccaatgctcacacagggtgataaacaacgctcaTACAAGGTGATAAACAACActgaaacaaacaaacagtgaAAGTTATCAacacatctgcttcctgaatctgaatctaaAGTAAATTTACCCCTTTCCCGTCTTTTACCGTTTATGTACCCATCCCCGCATTAATAGACAAATCCCATTTTCGAGGAATACGGGTCGTATactattatacggcccgtatacaatcatcgtatacattgtatacgatctGGTAAATTATTTTCACATGgcatatacgggccgtataagtttatacggcccgtatataattAAGTAAACTGACAAAAGTCTGCTGGCACAGCTTTTATCATTCACGTCATCCTTCTCGATCTCAACCGAAGGGAAATCCAagaaacgaaagggatttcgagcGGTTggtagaagacgtgtcgggttcttctgctagtggtttCTATAAccaattgggaaccacatatttgCTTCAAGATTTACGTTTGATGTCCAAGTTGGATCATGGATTTAACTTGAAACTGGTTTTAcctcatgaaaaggaaagaaacaaatatttttagaaaagcattgggattcaagggtttagtTAGAAAATTGCATCtcctctcctatatcaacatactctccTATAAAaatgagttggtattgaaccaagaatatgaAGATCAATAAAGATGAATTGGTATTGAACTAAGAATATGAAGATCAATAAAGATGAGTTGGTATCTAACTAAACCCATAGTATTTAAATATCAATGGGTTGGTTTTGGGAAGAAAAGAAGGGGTTTAAggtgttttggtaggttgaaagaggtgaatgATGTTGAAAGATTTGTTGATATATATAACAGAGTAACCCTCACTCTCAGTCATATCTATAGAGAGAGTTGGgttttcaacaaatcttttcaatAATCATTACGCAACAAATCTTTGtgtagttattcggaatgtttaggatcatcatagaagacgaaacttcagcaaccatttttccttttccttcaatttcgagaacattctccgtaacatgaagacgtgtcgggttcttctactagtggttTCTGTAAGGATGCATTTCACGGTAAACGATGCAGCtgatgaaaccgaagctgttatttcggttgttcagtacttccgagacgattcaagtgagtcctatgaagcaagtgtctgtctattcaattgagaggaatcattgcattacatccccgttgaaaacaagtggttgtaatgatgggacccttgatttgaaacgcaatcgtttgtgactatgggaaacacaagttttctttttgagcttgatggatgtccgttatctcaacgcttctccttacattactgATCTAGAATTGGAGAACCATTGTGTATTTGCTTAcggatctggaattggagaatcgttgtgtatctgaatcaggttctcaaacaaacactactaaagatgagttggtattgaaccaacaAAATCCGAATACTGAAAAACCGACATTCCTTCAACCATTCTAAACCCTAgctggaaacaaaccaacaaaatccgaATACTGAAAAacatcagcaaccatttttccttttccttcaatttcgagaACATTCTCCCTAACATGATAAAACCGCTTATTTTGCTAGTGGGTTTTATAAGTCAaagttaactttcagattcagattcaggaagacATGTCGGCTTCTGTACCCATCCCCGCGTTGATAGCTTCCgttttattacagtcatacgacacggcttatgttcttcaatctttgttacttgttaatgttttatttttttctacttttagaaaggttTGACCACCTCACGACTGTaataaaacggaacataatcccagattgtctagagaagcgcttttatcatgtgtcatatgttAGATGGAATATATGGATGGAAAGCCCGcatagtttattttttttttaataattttacagATGATTTAGAGAAACAGAGAATACGttacgagattcttcgagaattagaaaaggagaaaatatGGGACGACAACggtgctggtcttttctcccacATATTTTATCAAATGAACTGTCACGTGTGATTGGCACGTGTGATTATCACATGACAACTTCAGGGGTCTTGTCCTAGCCAGTCCTCGGTTATGTCTCATTGCATTATGACAATACTGAAAGAGGTGACTCATCTGTCCAAGTTTCAGAACTTGTCCAGTTATGTCTCCTTGAATTATGAACTATCTCGTGTGATTAGCACATTAAACCCCTTATATACTTTGAGAAAAATTCAATTTTCGAGGAATACGGGCCATATAagattatacggcccgtatactatgtTCGTATATATTGTATACGACCAGGTAACTTATtttcacatggtgtatacgggccgtataaagttatacgacccgtatacaccatatgaaaataagttttttcCATGTGTTATTATTAGGACCCTCTCTCATTAAATCAACAAAACATAACCATTCTAGTTTTACACTTTTACCAAAAACTATATAATTCATTAGGGATGAGCATGGTACCCGTTTGATATCGAACCATTATCAGTATCAAAAAAACAGAGAAAATGAGTACTAGTACCGGTATTTTACCCGTAAATACTAATACCAAAAAACAGAAAAAATACATACCAATACCGAATATACCCAATACGATTCAATACTCATCTCTATAATTCATCATTAAATGAAGTTTGAGTccaaaaataataacaataaagcATAATTAAAAAATACGGGTAGTTTTATACTGTTGCATAAATGTAAAGAAAAGAAACCATTATACCCTCTTCCTATCTCTGTCTGTCtgccatctctctctctctcctgttTCGTTTCTTCTTCGCTTCTTCAAAAGCGAAGCGAAGAAGAGATAGGAATCAGAAGAGAAAACAAACCATAACACATCTCCTCCTGCAAATCCATCATCCAAAACTACCATAATCCCCTTTGAATTTCACAAAAGTATGTTGGTAGCAAACGCCTTTGATCTATGGCAGAAAGACATCTTCTTCTCCGCTGCAGAGGAGGTTCAAGCGTCTGCAGACATGTATGTTTCCTTTATTTCTTATCTGGCTCTCGTTTTATTCCTTTCAAACCCTAGCTTTTATCCTTATGCTTCAAATTAGGGCTTCTGAATTTCTCTGAATTTTATGGTTTAACCCTATATTATTTCATTAGCATAAGCAGGTTAGAAACCGGTGTATTACACAGGTTTAGTTAAAAAAAGTATTAAATAAGTTAGTctgataaattttaaattaagAAATATAAATTGTTAATAAGAGAGGTTAAATAAAGAAAATATTAAATTCTTTGTATTTGATATACAGAATGGAGTCAGCTTACAGGACATGGGTCAGACAGAAGAAAGAAGGGGTTAAATCTGTTGATTTGGATGAACTTTGTAGGGAGCTTCAAACTGCTTTAGGCACAGCAAAGTGGCAGGTTGGTTTATCTTAAAGATCATGATCTGAATTGATTTGTGATTAATATATGTTTAAACCATAATTCTTGAATTCAGTTGGATGAGTTTCAAAGAGCCGTTAGACTGAGCTACAAAAACAGCGTTAACGACGTTAGAACAACCCGACACGAACAATTCGTTTCGGCGATATCATCCCAGATTTCCGCAGTCGAATCGGCGTTAAAAGAATATTTCAGTGATGAAGTCCGAAAGCCTCTTCGATGGGTGAATTTGGACGAAGAAGAACGTGACGATTTAGCCATGTTTCTATCTGGGAGTGCGGAAAGATCAAAGAACAACGCTAAAGATTCCAGTTATACGACAAGTTGTAAAGATGTTGACAGTTATGTTATAGATGTGGAGCCGGTTGAAATAATGGGAACGAGTGATGGTTCTTCATGTCAAGCTGATAAAAAAGCTGGTTCTTCGCGAAGAACGCGGGTTGTGCAAGATGTTGAAACGCTGAAGATTGCGGTTGATCATGATGATGAACAGAAACCGTTGATGTTGAATGATGTTGAGTCTACAC belongs to Helianthus annuus cultivar XRQ/B chromosome 5, HanXRQr2.0-SUNRISE, whole genome shotgun sequence and includes:
- the LOC110940705 gene encoding uncharacterized protein LOC110940705, giving the protein MLVANAFDLWQKDIFFSAAEEVQASADIMESAYRTWVRQKKEGVKSVDLDELCRELQTALGTAKWQLDEFQRAVRLSYKNSVNDVRTTRHEQFVSAISSQISAVESALKEYFSDEVRKPLRWVNLDEEERDDLAMFLSGSAERSKNNAKDSSYTTSCKDVDSYVIDVEPVEIMGTSDGSSCQADKKAGSSRRTRVVQDVETLKIAVDHDDEQKPLMLNDVESTPKDKGYGWRPRCGNYWINQIFKRAAGSQRQLQTSIHLHRSCSFRVTLVLMLTIFLLVPFVMYCN